The following proteins are co-located in the Spirosoma montaniterrae genome:
- a CDS encoding DUF4136 domain-containing protein, which produces MKTLQQRKHGYLGRLLVLLLALSGALMACRENALNDLSPQDRLVYITNYDRSVNFSQYPTFSLADSVVVQQNDRVTTSQNEIDRRFISNVAAALTSRGFRRVAQGQPADLGVAIIRVNNRFTGVGVNPNAYFSNYWFGGGFGGLGGWGFDPFFPPYYTYQVSDRYWEIQLVDLKNRPAPNGNNPVQLNVLFDATIRGADITDTQSVDTATTAIFNQAPYLRTN; this is translated from the coding sequence ATGAAAACGCTTCAACAACGAAAACATGGATATTTGGGACGGCTGCTGGTGTTGTTGCTGGCCCTTAGCGGTGCCCTGATGGCCTGCCGGGAAAACGCCCTGAACGACCTCTCTCCCCAGGACCGACTGGTATATATTACCAACTACGACCGCTCGGTGAATTTCAGCCAATATCCCACATTTAGTCTGGCCGATTCGGTAGTGGTGCAGCAAAATGACCGGGTAACCACCTCGCAAAATGAGATTGACCGGCGATTTATCTCGAATGTAGCGGCAGCCCTTACCAGCCGGGGCTTCCGGCGCGTGGCGCAAGGGCAACCCGCCGATTTGGGTGTGGCAATTATTCGGGTCAACAACCGTTTTACCGGTGTGGGTGTCAACCCCAATGCATATTTTTCGAACTACTGGTTCGGCGGTGGTTTCGGCGGACTTGGCGGCTGGGGGTTCGATCCGTTTTTTCCGCCCTACTACACCTATCAGGTCAGTGACCGATACTGGGAAATTCAGTTGGTCGATTTAAAGAATCGCCCCGCTCCCAACGGCAACAACCCGGTGCAGCTCAACGTGCTCTTCGACGCTACGATTCGGGGAGCCGATATTACCGACACACAATCGGTTGATACGGCGACAACGGCTATCTTCAATCAGGCACCTTACCTGCGTACAAATTAG